One Castanea sativa cultivar Marrone di Chiusa Pesio chromosome 4, ASM4071231v1 DNA window includes the following coding sequences:
- the LOC142630848 gene encoding myb-related protein 308-like, which produces MGRSPCCEKEHTNKGAWTKEEDERLINYIKLHGEGCWRSLPKAAGLLRCGKSCRLRWINYLRPDLKRGNFTEEEDELIINLHSLLGNKWSLIAARLPGRTDNEIKNYWNTHIKRKLYSRGIDPQTHRSLNATTTTTTINTTTTAINTSNNKANCTNNNNNSKSSNSLFEVQNYVTPSMQVPELKNNIATTTNISSNINVKVATESAEESNSSSGVTTEEVFPELNLELSIGLPYQSQISSVNINELKQQQQVSYQWYGNVSQSGVCLCCHLGFQNGQSCSCSKAMGTALTADNLYRYNRPVNSS; this is translated from the exons atgGGCAGATCTCCTTGTTGTGAGAAAGAGCACACCAACAAAGGAGCATGGaccaaagaagaagatgagcgCCTTATCAACTACATCAAACTTCACGGCGAAGGCTGTTGGAGATCTCTTCCCAAAGCTGCTG GTTTGCTTAGATGTGGCAAGAGCTGTAGACTGAGGTGGATAAACTACCTTAGGCCTGATCTCAAGAGAGGAAACTTcactgaagaagaagatgaactCATCATCAACCTTCACAGCTTACTTGGAAACAA GTGGTCTCTTATTGCCGCACGCTTACCAGGAAGAACTGATAACGAGATAAAGAACTATTGGAACACACACATCAAGAGAAAGCTTTACAGCCGTGGAATTGATCCTCAAACTCACCGTTCGCTCAAtgctaccaccaccaccaccaccattaacactACAACTACCGCTATCAACACTAGCAACAACAAAGCAAACTGTaccaacaacaataacaacagtAAGAGTAGTAATTCTCTCTTTGAAGTGCAAAATTATGTGACACCATCGATGCAAGTGCCTGAGCTCAAGAATAATATTGCAACAACAACCAATATTAGCTCCAACATCAACGTGAAGGTTGCAACAGAGTCTGCTGAAGAGTCAAATAGTAGCAGTGGGGTGACCACAGAGGAAGTTTTTCCTGAACTCAACCTTGAACTCTCCATTGGACTGCCCTATCAGTCTCAAATCTCTTCTGTCAACATAAACGAGTTGAAGCAACAACAACAGGTTTCGTACCAGTGGTATGGGAATGTTAGTCAAAGTGGTGTATGTTTGTGTTGCCATTTAGGGTTTCAGAATGGTCAATCATGTAGCTGCAGCAAAGCCATGGGAACAGCCTTAACAGCTGACAATCTCTACAGATACAATAGACCCGTGAACTCTTCTTGA
- the LOC142632554 gene encoding uncharacterized protein LOC142632554 — translation MVSPPSNIDVVKGLIWKTKIHEHFKTLLWRIAANLLPSKEIISRFNESMDLRCPLCSSAVEITLHLFTVCPFSKSLWFQSQWGLRMDVLNFDSPLEFVKFLLSPTFASNLLPSHREDFLLFGAILCDVIWKQRNRSIFENMDINLEGVAARIFSLFVEHKSARPPLVRPQVSVAALGWSSPPRHGLKINVDVAVDPRFSVIAVVTRDWRGRVVFAGSRKVNTNVPLQAEAEVVRWALSLVPDLRCDAVSLETDSQVVANLIPNSLVPPPWRIRFLCFDLRSFLSSYSNVIMSWVPRICNEAAHILAKWSLFCKFYGSFDVRFRPNYFSSVVLRESNGLV, via the coding sequence ATGGTTTCTCCTCCCTCCAATATTGATGTTGTTAAGGGTCTGATTTGGAAGACAAAAATACATGAACATTTTAAGACGCTTCTTTGGAGAATTGCTGCTAACTTGCTTCCCTCTAAAGAGATAATTAGCAGATTTAATGAAAGTATGGATTTACGCTGCCCTCTTTGTAGTTCAGCTGTGGAGATAACCTTGCATCTATTCACGGTATGTCCATTTTCTAAATCATTATGGTTCCAAAGCCAGTGGGGGTTGAGAATGgatgttttgaattttgattccCCTTTGGAGTTTGTCAAGTTCCTTTTATCTCCTACTTTTGCGAGTAATTTGTTGCCTAGCCATAGAGAggattttttgttatttggtgCCATCCTCTGTGATGTTATTTGGAAGCAAAGAAATCGTTCCATATTTGAGAACATGGACATAAATTTGGAAGGTGTTGCAGCTAGAATTTTCAGCCTTTTTGTTGAACATAAAAGTGCTAGACCACCCCTTGTTAGACCTCAAGTTTCTGTAGCAGCCTTGGGTTGGAGTTCTCCACCGAGGCATGgcttaaaaataaatgtagaTGTTGCAGTTGATCCAAGATTCTCTGTCATTGCTGTGGTCACAAGAGATTGGAGAGGGAGAGTGGTATTTGCTGGTTCAAGGAAAGTGAACACCAACGTCCCTCTTCAAGCTGAAGCGGAAGTAGTAAGATGGGCGCTCTCTTTGGTTCCAGACTTGAGGTGTGATGCTGTCTCATTGGAAACTGATTCTCAAGTTGTGGCCAATCTCATTCCGAATTCATTAGTGCCTCCCCCTTGGAGAATCAGGTTTCTTTGCTTTGATTTGAGGTCCTTTTTGTCTAGTTATAGTAATGTTATTATGAGTTGGGTGCCTAGGATATGTAATGAGGCAGCCCACATTTTAGCCAAGTGGTCTTTATTTTGCAAGTTTTATGGCTCTTTTGATGTTAGATTTAGACCGAACTATTTCTCCTCTGTTGTGTTGAGAGAGTCCAATGGCTTGGTGTAG
- the LOC142630388 gene encoding uncharacterized protein LOC142630388 isoform X1, giving the protein MVEVGEGSGSKPSEEIWAKLVPLDSRYSDIEIRSDEFIICSEIRSSSIEKHDWCKISRNSDLCSATMLNKSSNTVLVDEAVVQNGDDIVIKCGSKIFPGPDTEGYLGYRFEVMPSQEICNKQLIKVNKISVDIEHAKCSICLNIWHDVVTVAPCLHNFCNGCFSEWLKRSQEKHSSVLCPQCRAVVQFVGRNHFLRNIEEDILEADSSLKRSDEEVALLDSYALIQSNLVVRSGKKLRRKRAYSPLDEESDGIDLPCPQCGTELGGFHCNQNTIHLQCHACGGMMPSRTDISVPQHCVGCDRAFCGAYWQAQRLTRSDFHPVCSRETFKPISDHTISRIPDAVHDKNRHEQDITQRSIIQMGRTLQDVISEWIAKLNNREIDRTRMPLNHAEMITSGTHVCIDCYDKLVSFLLYWFRISVPKYLLPPDASKREDCWYGYSCRTQHHSDEHARRRNHVCRPTRGTNM; this is encoded by the exons TTCCATTGGACTCAAGATATTCAGATATTGAGATAAGGTCAGATGAGTTTATAATATGCTCAGAGATCAGATCATCCTCTATTGAAAAACATGACTGGTGCAAAATATCACGGAATTCTGATCTATGTTCTGCCACAATGCTAAATAAaag TTCAAATACGGTACTTGTTGATGAGGCTGTTGTTCAAAACGGAGATGATATTGTTATCAAGTGTGGAAGTAAAATATTTCCAGGCCCTGATACAGAAG GTTATCTGGGCTACAGATTTGAAGTAATGCCTAGCCAAGAAATCTGCAATAAGCAACTAATAAAGGTGAATAAA ATTTCTGTTGACATTGAGCATGCAAAATGCAGCATATGCCTAAATATATGGCATGATGTTGTTACTGTTGCTCCTTGCCTTCATAACTTCTG CAACGGATGCTTCTCAGAGTGGTTAAAGAGATCTCAAGAGAAACATTCAAGTGTACTTTGTCCCCAATGTAGAGCAGTTGTACAATTTGTTGGAAGAAACCACTTCCTGCGTAACATTGAGGAG GATATACTTGAAGCAGATTCTTCATTAAAGCGGTCTGATGAAGAAGTTGCACTTTTAGATTCCTATGCATTGATACAGTCAAATCTT GTCGTTAGATCAGGGAAAAAGCTGCGAAGAAAGAGGGCTTATTCACCCTTGGATGAGGAAAGTGATGGCATAGACCTTCCATGCCCTCAATGTG GTACAGAATTGGGTGGGTTCCACTGCAACCAGAACACCATTCATCTACAGTGTCATGCATGTGGAGGAATGATGCCTTCCCGAACTGATATTAGTGTACCACAACACT GTGTAGGATGTGATAGAGCATTTTGTGGTGCTTATTGGCAAGCTCAAAGGCTTACAAGAAGTGACTTTCACCCTGTTTGCAGTCGTGAGACTTTTAAACCG ATCTCAGATCACACTATTTCTAGAATTCCTGATGCAGTGCATGACAAGAATCGGCACGAACAAGAT ATCACACAAAGGTCTATCATACAGATGGGCAGAACGTTGCAGGATGTTATCTCAGAGTGGATTGCAAAGTTAAACAACAGAGAAATAG ATCGAACAAGGATGCCACTGAACCATGCTGAGATGATCACTTCTGGAACTCATGTTTGCAT CGATTGTTATGACAAATTGGTCTCATTCCTTTTGTACTGGTTTCGGATTTCAGTGCCCAAATAT CTTTTACCACCAGATGCATCAAAAAGGGAAGATTGCTGGTATGGATATTCGTGTCGGACACAGCACCATAGTGATGAACATGCTCGTAGAAGAAATCATGTTTGCCGTCCTACTAGAGGTACTAACATGTAG
- the LOC142630388 gene encoding uncharacterized protein LOC142630388 isoform X2 translates to MVEVGEGSGSKPSEEIWAKLVPLDSRYSDIEIRSDEFIICSEIRSSSIEKHDWCKISRNSDLCSATMLNKSSNTVLVDEAVVQNGDDIVIKCGSKIFPGPDTEGYLGYRFEVMPSQEICNKQLIKISVDIEHAKCSICLNIWHDVVTVAPCLHNFCNGCFSEWLKRSQEKHSSVLCPQCRAVVQFVGRNHFLRNIEEDILEADSSLKRSDEEVALLDSYALIQSNLVVRSGKKLRRKRAYSPLDEESDGIDLPCPQCGTELGGFHCNQNTIHLQCHACGGMMPSRTDISVPQHCVGCDRAFCGAYWQAQRLTRSDFHPVCSRETFKPISDHTISRIPDAVHDKNRHEQDITQRSIIQMGRTLQDVISEWIAKLNNREIDRTRMPLNHAEMITSGTHVCIDCYDKLVSFLLYWFRISVPKYLLPPDASKREDCWYGYSCRTQHHSDEHARRRNHVCRPTRGTNM, encoded by the exons TTCCATTGGACTCAAGATATTCAGATATTGAGATAAGGTCAGATGAGTTTATAATATGCTCAGAGATCAGATCATCCTCTATTGAAAAACATGACTGGTGCAAAATATCACGGAATTCTGATCTATGTTCTGCCACAATGCTAAATAAaag TTCAAATACGGTACTTGTTGATGAGGCTGTTGTTCAAAACGGAGATGATATTGTTATCAAGTGTGGAAGTAAAATATTTCCAGGCCCTGATACAGAAG GTTATCTGGGCTACAGATTTGAAGTAATGCCTAGCCAAGAAATCTGCAATAAGCAACTAATAAAG ATTTCTGTTGACATTGAGCATGCAAAATGCAGCATATGCCTAAATATATGGCATGATGTTGTTACTGTTGCTCCTTGCCTTCATAACTTCTG CAACGGATGCTTCTCAGAGTGGTTAAAGAGATCTCAAGAGAAACATTCAAGTGTACTTTGTCCCCAATGTAGAGCAGTTGTACAATTTGTTGGAAGAAACCACTTCCTGCGTAACATTGAGGAG GATATACTTGAAGCAGATTCTTCATTAAAGCGGTCTGATGAAGAAGTTGCACTTTTAGATTCCTATGCATTGATACAGTCAAATCTT GTCGTTAGATCAGGGAAAAAGCTGCGAAGAAAGAGGGCTTATTCACCCTTGGATGAGGAAAGTGATGGCATAGACCTTCCATGCCCTCAATGTG GTACAGAATTGGGTGGGTTCCACTGCAACCAGAACACCATTCATCTACAGTGTCATGCATGTGGAGGAATGATGCCTTCCCGAACTGATATTAGTGTACCACAACACT GTGTAGGATGTGATAGAGCATTTTGTGGTGCTTATTGGCAAGCTCAAAGGCTTACAAGAAGTGACTTTCACCCTGTTTGCAGTCGTGAGACTTTTAAACCG ATCTCAGATCACACTATTTCTAGAATTCCTGATGCAGTGCATGACAAGAATCGGCACGAACAAGAT ATCACACAAAGGTCTATCATACAGATGGGCAGAACGTTGCAGGATGTTATCTCAGAGTGGATTGCAAAGTTAAACAACAGAGAAATAG ATCGAACAAGGATGCCACTGAACCATGCTGAGATGATCACTTCTGGAACTCATGTTTGCAT CGATTGTTATGACAAATTGGTCTCATTCCTTTTGTACTGGTTTCGGATTTCAGTGCCCAAATAT CTTTTACCACCAGATGCATCAAAAAGGGAAGATTGCTGGTATGGATATTCGTGTCGGACACAGCACCATAGTGATGAACATGCTCGTAGAAGAAATCATGTTTGCCGTCCTACTAGAGGTACTAACATGTAG